A window of Variovorax sp. HW608 genomic DNA:
TCCGCACATCGCAGCCTGAACGCCGTGAGTTCAAAGCCGCCCCCGAGCACATCTCGCAGCAACCGCGAGGCTGCGCCCATCGCTCGCTCGATAAGAATCGCTGCAGGGCCGGCGCCAGGTCGTCCGGCGGCTCGAGGCAGAGTTCATCGAGTGTGCCGATCCGGCGGTGACGTTCGTGCCTCGCTGGCGATGCGAAACGCAAGCGCTGGAAATAGCGGTTGAGCTATTCCAGGAGTGCGCGGCGCACGTCCTCCTGCAGGCTCCGCAGGTGGGTGCGCATGGCCCCGCGTGCCCGCTCCGGATCACGGGCGCGCAAGGCCTCGACAATCATGCCGTGCTCGTCATGGTTCTCGCGCTGCCTGTGCAAGGGGCTGTGCAGGCGGAAGAGCCGCGCGTTCACACGCAGTTCCTCAACCAGCCGCGGGAACACCACGTTGCCACTGGCGTTGGCAATCACCGAGTGGAAGCGGTCGTCGAAATGGAAGTGTTCGATCTCGCTGTGCTCGCCGGAATGCAGCGCCCGGATGTCCCTCTCCAGCTCGTCGATCTGCGCGTCCGTGATCTTGGCCACGGCGAGCGCAATGCACTCGCATTCAATGACCTCGCGCGCCCGCATGCAGTCGAAATACTCCTTGGTCCCCAGGGCGCGAACCGCATAGGAGCGCGCGTCGCGGCGCACCAGAAGCCCTTCGCCGGCCAAGCGCACCAGGGCCTCGCGCATGGGCGTGCGGGAGATGCGCAACTCCTCGGCCAGCCGCGCCTCCTGCAGGGGACTGCCTGCCGATATCTGGCGATCCAGGATCAGCGTGCGCAACCGGTCGTAGGCCTGCTCTGCAAGGCTGGCCGATCGCACCTCCAGCGGCGCGATGGTGATGGTGGCGGGTTGCGCCGGACTGGGAAGGCTTGGCATGCGAAGGTAAGCGAAGGGACGAGAGCGGCAAAAGCTTATCAGGCCCGCGCGGCGCCTACGGCCGTCATCACAGCCATTTCTGCAGCGGATTGCCCGCATTGGGGGGGCGCGGCCGCAGGCAAGGCAGAAATGCGCCGCTGCCGGGCGCCGCCTGGAACTCGCCGTCCTTCCAGACGATACGCCCGCGCGACACGGTCACGCCCGGCCAGGCCCGCAGCTTCAT
This region includes:
- a CDS encoding GntR family transcriptional regulator produces the protein MPSLPSPAQPATITIAPLEVRSASLAEQAYDRLRTLILDRQISAGSPLQEARLAEELRISRTPMREALVRLAGEGLLVRRDARSYAVRALGTKEYFDCMRAREVIECECIALAVAKITDAQIDELERDIRALHSGEHSEIEHFHFDDRFHSVIANASGNVVFPRLVEELRVNARLFRLHSPLHRQRENHDEHGMIVEALRARDPERARGAMRTHLRSLQEDVRRALLE